The Oncorhynchus tshawytscha isolate Ot180627B linkage group LG12, Otsh_v2.0, whole genome shotgun sequence genome includes a window with the following:
- the LOC112263076 gene encoding serine/threonine-protein phosphatase 6 catalytic subunit isoform X1 — translation MAPLDLDKYEEIAKQCKYLPENNLKRLCDYVCDLLLEESNVQPVSTPVTVCGDIHGQFYDLCELFRTGGQVPDTNYIFMGDFVDRGYYSLETLTYLLVLKAKWPDRITLLRGNHESRQITQVYGFYDECQTKYGNANAWRYCTKVFDMLTVAALMDEQILCVHGGLSPDIKTLDQIRTIERNQEIPHKGAFCDLVWSDPEDVDTWAISPRGAGWLFGAKVTNEFAHINNLKLICRAHQLVHEGYKFMFDEKLVTVWSAPNYCYRCGNIASIMVFKDTNTREPKLFRAVPDSERVIPPRTTTPYFL, via the exons ATGGCGCCACTGGACCTGGATAAATACGAGGAGATTGCCAAGCAGTGTAAATATTTACCTGAAAACAACCTCAAG AGGTTATGTGACTATGTATGTGACCTATTGCTAGAGGAATCCAATGTCCAACCTGTGTCCACCCCAGTGACAGTGTGTGGGGATATACACGGGCAG TTTTATGATCTGTGTGAACTCTTCAGAACCGGAGGACAAGTCCCAGACACAAACTATATTTTCATG GGTGATTTTGTTGACCGGGGATATTACAGCTTGGAGACGCTCACATACCTGCTGGTGTTAAAAGCGAAATGGCCTGACCGCATCACACTTTTAAGAGGAAACCACGAAAGCAGGCAGATAACCCAAGTATATGGATTTTATG ATGAATGCCAAACCAAATATGGAAATGCAAATGCCTGGCGCTACTGTACCAAAGTATTTGATATGTTAACAGTTGCAGCG CTGATGGATGAGCAGATTCTGTGTGTTCATGGGGGCCTCTCCCCGGACATAAAGACCCTGGACCAAATCAGAACCATTGAGCGTAACCAAGAGATCCCCCACAAGGGAGCATTCTGTGACCTTGTGTGGTCAGACCCCGAGGATGTGGACACCTGGGCCATCAGCCCCAGGGGAGCTGGGTGGCTGTTTGGTGCAAAGGTCACCAATGAG TTTGCTCACATCAACAACTTGAAGTTGATCTGTCGGGCACACCAGTTAGTCCATGAGGGTTACAAGTTCATGTTTGATGAGAAGCTGGTCACAGTCTGGTCGGCTCCTAACTACTGCTATCGCTGCGGCAACATTGCCTCCATCATGGTCTTCAAAGACACCAATACGAGGGAGCCCAAGCTGTTCCGGGCAGTGCCCGACTCAGAGAGAGTCATTCCACCCAGAACAACGACACCATACTTCCTGTAA
- the LOC112263078 gene encoding golgin subfamily A member 1 isoform X2: MFAKLKKKIAEEAATAPRTGVRMPRSCSKESITSVGADSGDDFASDGSSSRDDLSSQILRRNDQIRKLEAKLSASMRKLQDQNETHQTNRAKMAEGMALALDKKDQEWMERMSTLEQEKASLSVRLDEMMEQSLTLFQKRDDLDELDGFQQQELAKVKHMLLRKEEQQGLRERELQQKETELQTAKKGLSEAQEKLRALGEEHQESCRLNTELEIERKELLEVKEKAENKIAELEGRGQNLQKVIQQVSEDFQKSRSAEAAVEKSLYTLQTDYNALKLQQHKAAVTDEDRERVLLDLQEKVSSLERRLQGNLSEDELLQELLKEKSTLEQTLEDTRVELLQARTNHADMVSSLETQISRINHHVTELQNLLRHKDDSFKNYRDRTDEQIAGLEQQVQESNERLKNTEQQITDKQALLDKLQAEWSVERVSLQQQGQERAGRLEEQLTALQTEKDTEQTSAQARICELEEVRGCLLRGRDEADVALRRREEELEQARSELSSRQTVSVEIAMALEDTRRQKEVLQLQVGQMTASHQTTLQELAHVTEQLKQREEELQTLRNELQTAQSSLSQLQEEGERLRAWAQEREEEKDSQLVSLRQELLTQNEHLDSCQSRVSELEVEVETLTLQLQTPEVCEPDQNGTVTMDDLDHMQEANRDLEQQLSDKNKTIKQLQQRLAELKRTLQKELKLKPETELEEKERAQEGRGERQERLDRTFTEPAASPAPGPNTTVTNTSDLNDSREINFEYLKHVVLKFMSSREAEAYQLIRAVSVLLNFTSEEEDMLKETLEYKMSWFGSKPSPKGIVRPTVSGAPAHWS; encoded by the exons ATGTTTGCCAAATTGAAAAAAAAGATTGCTGAGGAGGCTGCCACAGCTCCCCGGACCGGAGTCCGTATGCCTCGCTCCTGCAGCAAAGAGTCCATTACGTCAGTGGGAGCAGACTCCGGGGATGATTTT GCCTCTGATGGCAGTAGCTCCAGGGACGACCTCTCTTCCCAGATCCTCAGGAGGAATGATCAGATTCGCAAGCTGGAGGCCAAACTATCAG CCTCCATGAGGAAACTGCAGGACCAGAATGAGACTCACCAGACCAATAGAGCCAAAATGGCCGAAGGCATGGCTTTGGCCCTGGACAAGAAAGACCAG GAATGGATGGAAAGGATGTCTACGCTGGAGCAG GAGAAGGCATCTCTGTCTGTGCGGCTAGATGAGATGATGGAGCAGAGCCTTACTCTGTTCCAGAAGAGGGATGACCTGGACGAGCTGGATGGCTTCCAGCAGCAGGAGCTCGCCAAAGTCAAACACATG TTACTGAGGAAGGAGGAGCAGCAGGGCCTGCGGGAGCGAGAGCTCCAGCAGAAGGAGACCGAGCTGCAGACGGCCAAGAAGGGTTTGTCCGAAGCCCAGGAGAAGCTGCGGGCTCTGGGAGAGGAGCATCAGGAAAGTTGCAGGCTCAACACCGAGCTGGAGATCGAAAG AAAGGAGCTGCTGGAGGTCAAGGAGAAGGCGGAGAATAAGATCGCTGAGCTGGAGGGCAGAGGCCAGAACCTGCAGAAGGTCATCCAACAGGTGTCTGAGGACTTCCAGAAG tcgCGGAGCGCTGAAGCAGCTGTAGAGAAGTCTCTCTATACCTTACAAACTGATTACAATGCCCTGAAGCTGCAGCAACACAAG GCAGCAGTGACTGATGAGGACAGGGAGCGTGTGCTGCTGGACCTGCAGGAGAAGGTCTCCTCTCTGGAGAGACGTCTGCAGGGCAACCTGAGTGAAGACGAGCTCCTCCAGGAGCTGCTCAAAGAG AAGTCCACTCTGGAGCAGACGCTGGAGGACACGAGAGTGGAGCTGCTGCAGGCACGCACCAACCATGCGGACATGGTTAGCTCACTGGAGACTCAG ATATCCAGAATCAACCACCATGTAACTGAACTACAGAACCTGCTACGGCACAAAGACGACTCTTTCAAGAACTACAGAGATAGAACGGACGAACAG ATTGCAGGTCTGGAACagcaggtgcaggagagcaacgAGAGGCTCAAGAACACTGAGCAGCAGATCACTGACAAGCAAGCACTTCTGGACAAACTG CAGGCAGAGTGGAGTGTGGAGAGGGTCAGTCTGCAGCAGCAGGGCCAGGAGAGGGCAGGCCGGCTGGAGGAGCAGCTCACTGCActgcagacagagaaagacacagagcaGACCTCTGCCCAAGCTAGGATT TGTGAgttggaggaggtgagaggatgtctgctgagagggagggatgaagctGACGTGGCTCTGAGGAGACGGGAAGAGGAGCTGGAGCAGGCTAGG TCAGAGCTGAGCAGCAGGCAGACGGTGAGTGTGGAGATAGCCATGGCTCTGGAGGACACCAGGAGGCAGAAGGAGGTGCTCCAACTACAG GTAGGACAGATGACGGCGTCACATCAAACAACATTGCAGGAACTGGCCCACGTCACTGAGCAGctgaagcagagagaggaggaactcCAAACACTTCGCAATG AGCTGCAGACGGCCCAGAGCTCCCTGTCCCAGctgcaggaggagggggagaggctgCGGGCATGGgcccaggagagggaggaggagaaggacagcCAGCTGGTCAGCCTGAGGCAGGAGCTCCTCACCCAGAACGAGCATCTGGACTCCTGCCAGTCACGG gtgtctgagctggaggtggaggtggagaccCTGACGTTGCAGCTGCAGACTCCAGAGGTGTGTGAACCGGACCAGAATGGGACCGTGACCATGGACGACCTGGACCACATGCAGGAGGCCAACAGAGACCTGGAGCAGCAGCTTAGTGACAAGAACAAG ACCATTAAGCAGCTGCAGCAGAGGCTAGCCGAGCTGAAGAGGACCTTGCAGAAGGAGCTG AAGCTGAAACCTGAAACTGAGTTAGAGGAGAAGGAAAGGGcccaggaagggagaggagagaggcaggagagactaGACAGAACCTTTACAGAGCCCGCTGCATCCCCAGCCCCTGGCCCAAACACCACTGTCACCAACACTTCTGACCTCAATGACTCACGAGAGATCAACTTTGAGTACCTCAAACACGTGGTGCTAAAATTTATGTCGTCCAGAGAGGCTGAG GCCTATCAGCTGATCAGAGCGGTGTCTGTGTTGCTGAACTTCACTAGTGAGGAAGAGGACATGTTAAAAGAGACACTGGAGTACAAG ATGTCCTGGTTTGGATCCAAGCCTTCTCCAAAGGGTATTGTTCGGCCCACAGTTTCAGGGGCGCCTGCTCACTGGAgctga
- the LOC112263076 gene encoding serine/threonine-protein phosphatase 6 catalytic subunit isoform X2 translates to MGDFVDRGYYSLETLTYLLVLKAKWPDRITLLRGNHESRQITQVYGFYDECQTKYGNANAWRYCTKVFDMLTVAALMDEQILCVHGGLSPDIKTLDQIRTIERNQEIPHKGAFCDLVWSDPEDVDTWAISPRGAGWLFGAKVTNEFAHINNLKLICRAHQLVHEGYKFMFDEKLVTVWSAPNYCYRCGNIASIMVFKDTNTREPKLFRAVPDSERVIPPRTTTPYFL, encoded by the exons ATG GGTGATTTTGTTGACCGGGGATATTACAGCTTGGAGACGCTCACATACCTGCTGGTGTTAAAAGCGAAATGGCCTGACCGCATCACACTTTTAAGAGGAAACCACGAAAGCAGGCAGATAACCCAAGTATATGGATTTTATG ATGAATGCCAAACCAAATATGGAAATGCAAATGCCTGGCGCTACTGTACCAAAGTATTTGATATGTTAACAGTTGCAGCG CTGATGGATGAGCAGATTCTGTGTGTTCATGGGGGCCTCTCCCCGGACATAAAGACCCTGGACCAAATCAGAACCATTGAGCGTAACCAAGAGATCCCCCACAAGGGAGCATTCTGTGACCTTGTGTGGTCAGACCCCGAGGATGTGGACACCTGGGCCATCAGCCCCAGGGGAGCTGGGTGGCTGTTTGGTGCAAAGGTCACCAATGAG TTTGCTCACATCAACAACTTGAAGTTGATCTGTCGGGCACACCAGTTAGTCCATGAGGGTTACAAGTTCATGTTTGATGAGAAGCTGGTCACAGTCTGGTCGGCTCCTAACTACTGCTATCGCTGCGGCAACATTGCCTCCATCATGGTCTTCAAAGACACCAATACGAGGGAGCCCAAGCTGTTCCGGGCAGTGCCCGACTCAGAGAGAGTCATTCCACCCAGAACAACGACACCATACTTCCTGTAA
- the LOC112263081 gene encoding 60S ribosomal protein L35: MGKIKARDLRGKKKEELLKQLDDLKVELSQLRVAKVTGGAASKLSKICVVRKSIARVLTVINQTQKENLRKFYKGKKYKPLDLRPRKTRAIRRRLNKHEETLRTKKMQRKDRLYSIRKFAVKA; this comes from the exons ATG GGCAAGATCAAGGCTAGAGACCTGCGGGGCAAGAAAAAGGAGGAGCTGCTCAAGCAGCTGGATGACCTGAAGGTAGAGCTGTCCCAGCTCCGCGTAGCCAAGGTTACTGGTGGAGCTGCCTCCAAGCTCTCTAAAAT ttgtgtcgtccgcaaatcCATCGCCCGTGTTCTGACTGTCATCAACCAGACTCAGAAGGAGAACCTGAGGAAGTTCTACAAG GGTAAGAAATATAAGCCCTTGGACCTGAGACCCAGGAAGACTCGTGCCATCCGCAGGAGACTCAACAAGCATGAGGAGACTCTCCGAACGAAGAAGATGCAGAGAAAGGATCGCCTGTATTCCATTCGCAAATTTGCTGTCAAGGCTTAA
- the LOC112263078 gene encoding golgin subfamily A member 1 isoform X1, giving the protein MFAKLKKKIAEEAATAPRTGVRMPRSCSKESITSVGADSGDDFASDGSSSRDDLSSQILRRNDQIRKLEAKLSDYAEQLRLMQKTKDKLEIALEKHQDSSMRKLQDQNETHQTNRAKMAEGMALALDKKDQEWMERMSTLEQEKASLSVRLDEMMEQSLTLFQKRDDLDELDGFQQQELAKVKHMLLRKEEQQGLRERELQQKETELQTAKKGLSEAQEKLRALGEEHQESCRLNTELEIERKELLEVKEKAENKIAELEGRGQNLQKVIQQVSEDFQKSRSAEAAVEKSLYTLQTDYNALKLQQHKAAVTDEDRERVLLDLQEKVSSLERRLQGNLSEDELLQELLKEKSTLEQTLEDTRVELLQARTNHADMVSSLETQISRINHHVTELQNLLRHKDDSFKNYRDRTDEQIAGLEQQVQESNERLKNTEQQITDKQALLDKLQAEWSVERVSLQQQGQERAGRLEEQLTALQTEKDTEQTSAQARICELEEVRGCLLRGRDEADVALRRREEELEQARSELSSRQTVSVEIAMALEDTRRQKEVLQLQVGQMTASHQTTLQELAHVTEQLKQREEELQTLRNELQTAQSSLSQLQEEGERLRAWAQEREEEKDSQLVSLRQELLTQNEHLDSCQSRVSELEVEVETLTLQLQTPEVCEPDQNGTVTMDDLDHMQEANRDLEQQLSDKNKTIKQLQQRLAELKRTLQKELKLKPETELEEKERAQEGRGERQERLDRTFTEPAASPAPGPNTTVTNTSDLNDSREINFEYLKHVVLKFMSSREAEAYQLIRAVSVLLNFTSEEEDMLKETLEYKMSWFGSKPSPKGIVRPTVSGAPAHWS; this is encoded by the exons ATGTTTGCCAAATTGAAAAAAAAGATTGCTGAGGAGGCTGCCACAGCTCCCCGGACCGGAGTCCGTATGCCTCGCTCCTGCAGCAAAGAGTCCATTACGTCAGTGGGAGCAGACTCCGGGGATGATTTT GCCTCTGATGGCAGTAGCTCCAGGGACGACCTCTCTTCCCAGATCCTCAGGAGGAATGATCAGATTCGCAAGCTGGAGGCCAAACTATCAG ACTACGCTGAGCAGCTCCGACTTATGCAGAAGACCAAGGACAAGCTTGAAATTGCATTAGAAAAACATCAGGATT CCTCCATGAGGAAACTGCAGGACCAGAATGAGACTCACCAGACCAATAGAGCCAAAATGGCCGAAGGCATGGCTTTGGCCCTGGACAAGAAAGACCAG GAATGGATGGAAAGGATGTCTACGCTGGAGCAG GAGAAGGCATCTCTGTCTGTGCGGCTAGATGAGATGATGGAGCAGAGCCTTACTCTGTTCCAGAAGAGGGATGACCTGGACGAGCTGGATGGCTTCCAGCAGCAGGAGCTCGCCAAAGTCAAACACATG TTACTGAGGAAGGAGGAGCAGCAGGGCCTGCGGGAGCGAGAGCTCCAGCAGAAGGAGACCGAGCTGCAGACGGCCAAGAAGGGTTTGTCCGAAGCCCAGGAGAAGCTGCGGGCTCTGGGAGAGGAGCATCAGGAAAGTTGCAGGCTCAACACCGAGCTGGAGATCGAAAG AAAGGAGCTGCTGGAGGTCAAGGAGAAGGCGGAGAATAAGATCGCTGAGCTGGAGGGCAGAGGCCAGAACCTGCAGAAGGTCATCCAACAGGTGTCTGAGGACTTCCAGAAG tcgCGGAGCGCTGAAGCAGCTGTAGAGAAGTCTCTCTATACCTTACAAACTGATTACAATGCCCTGAAGCTGCAGCAACACAAG GCAGCAGTGACTGATGAGGACAGGGAGCGTGTGCTGCTGGACCTGCAGGAGAAGGTCTCCTCTCTGGAGAGACGTCTGCAGGGCAACCTGAGTGAAGACGAGCTCCTCCAGGAGCTGCTCAAAGAG AAGTCCACTCTGGAGCAGACGCTGGAGGACACGAGAGTGGAGCTGCTGCAGGCACGCACCAACCATGCGGACATGGTTAGCTCACTGGAGACTCAG ATATCCAGAATCAACCACCATGTAACTGAACTACAGAACCTGCTACGGCACAAAGACGACTCTTTCAAGAACTACAGAGATAGAACGGACGAACAG ATTGCAGGTCTGGAACagcaggtgcaggagagcaacgAGAGGCTCAAGAACACTGAGCAGCAGATCACTGACAAGCAAGCACTTCTGGACAAACTG CAGGCAGAGTGGAGTGTGGAGAGGGTCAGTCTGCAGCAGCAGGGCCAGGAGAGGGCAGGCCGGCTGGAGGAGCAGCTCACTGCActgcagacagagaaagacacagagcaGACCTCTGCCCAAGCTAGGATT TGTGAgttggaggaggtgagaggatgtctgctgagagggagggatgaagctGACGTGGCTCTGAGGAGACGGGAAGAGGAGCTGGAGCAGGCTAGG TCAGAGCTGAGCAGCAGGCAGACGGTGAGTGTGGAGATAGCCATGGCTCTGGAGGACACCAGGAGGCAGAAGGAGGTGCTCCAACTACAG GTAGGACAGATGACGGCGTCACATCAAACAACATTGCAGGAACTGGCCCACGTCACTGAGCAGctgaagcagagagaggaggaactcCAAACACTTCGCAATG AGCTGCAGACGGCCCAGAGCTCCCTGTCCCAGctgcaggaggagggggagaggctgCGGGCATGGgcccaggagagggaggaggagaaggacagcCAGCTGGTCAGCCTGAGGCAGGAGCTCCTCACCCAGAACGAGCATCTGGACTCCTGCCAGTCACGG gtgtctgagctggaggtggaggtggagaccCTGACGTTGCAGCTGCAGACTCCAGAGGTGTGTGAACCGGACCAGAATGGGACCGTGACCATGGACGACCTGGACCACATGCAGGAGGCCAACAGAGACCTGGAGCAGCAGCTTAGTGACAAGAACAAG ACCATTAAGCAGCTGCAGCAGAGGCTAGCCGAGCTGAAGAGGACCTTGCAGAAGGAGCTG AAGCTGAAACCTGAAACTGAGTTAGAGGAGAAGGAAAGGGcccaggaagggagaggagagaggcaggagagactaGACAGAACCTTTACAGAGCCCGCTGCATCCCCAGCCCCTGGCCCAAACACCACTGTCACCAACACTTCTGACCTCAATGACTCACGAGAGATCAACTTTGAGTACCTCAAACACGTGGTGCTAAAATTTATGTCGTCCAGAGAGGCTGAG GCCTATCAGCTGATCAGAGCGGTGTCTGTGTTGCTGAACTTCACTAGTGAGGAAGAGGACATGTTAAAAGAGACACTGGAGTACAAG ATGTCCTGGTTTGGATCCAAGCCTTCTCCAAAGGGTATTGTTCGGCCCACAGTTTCAGGGGCGCCTGCTCACTGGAgctga